A single genomic interval of Corvus cornix cornix isolate S_Up_H32 chromosome 1, ASM73873v5, whole genome shotgun sequence harbors:
- the C2CD3 gene encoding LOW QUALITY PROTEIN: C2 domain-containing protein 3 (The sequence of the model RefSeq protein was modified relative to this genomic sequence to represent the inferred CDS: inserted 1 base in 1 codon), translating into MPGAPVPLRGGGCRAGGAGGMRRRGGPGDPAAATSLPPLVQGPPRCFLRCTVSRVLWAAPQPPAVVRLRWWGXTSGGTVFQPASRPGRPAGENPAPASPCACGPPAARPAYLADMGVLVLEVLTKLDHLPLGRAQITKLSQLSPSHPIKGSFAVVSPTSDKLGELQVSLVLEPLPELYDTSSSVPTTEGSLDAAAARGSSKSQLPAPSQQPRHTQVTVADQESVDNSKATSPRGKDHLLYQENSENRKDTFSVSHHRVILPDECLKMNPSNQPLSFPTSTDPEAPPRRSTRMLSVHNSATKDLLSALLDQGSKLRDAMVVSAMKSSPDMEIELNKMSHFIERDNFKAATKSPKGLKSSFVPTSEDPHHFGSEVSGQQFDLNSEERAIQLLLGSADFSPGHFWDRTGSLWDSLSLGSEVYDSELGDPHYDQSLLERLFYAAPKSDSSLSDFLSDDDVKSSKKACKAETLKKAGPVNPQKDFHAFGQNVTETKPSCSPTAPAEDHRETALVTSLGADRLALLQQIHLARVIIESLKIPPEIIQISPRRKGLLGKPPRPMSVHKCTFFVEYHFPVGVSKDDKGQVSITTEVIRVASSKITDDVVKFQQRSVFPVWFGGTMIEHWWGSDLAFKIYMRKSTQKKPVVIGSAALQLRRVIEAELLGVSWEIPVEKEEDHTQVGPLKVSLELAANNKDFSCTAARSATAGHPAPAHAMRGPQLKLQEPSRTSVNAESPLCSKRSPEDWQEAGVGSRDVAQLPCPVPASAARGVVAGVTPAEEDGLLLHVLLMVPDGKDFIAEGCGLPSCCNVYLNCKLLSTEEATRSTVVWGTTQPAFNFSQVMPFSLTSKHLERLKNNVMIIEAWNKLGSPGCDKLLGLVKLPLHQFYISFKDPKISHLLLQAQYPVVAVDGHMPVVDVFTGSTSGRLRVILAMGSADQVVALQRLKTEEGMVPPVTQRPPHSLDHPPVKPTMHLDPKGEDLMEHVFEIHVESVKGLTPLQSTVWGEADCYIQYYFPVQEAGCGVLQGPGLPEDGITLKPFRTATTLCVPDPIFNDEHHHSLLVPADVPVQRLLVSAFMAPGATGGGIQFEVWCRYYYPNVRDQLVAKGALPLSRLCAMVTMQHREEIGIQTFSLPLAPRTDSSEEFHLRSSGLLDVSVRYQRSMKTAAGITAQAVSLSVQIHRAAGLQAAARAVAQKNPSVQYYAGVGVNAYVCVLLSFLPQAQTRSTRAVPCTFCPEFEHHVEFLCNLIIQKSSGEASSLGELLQSASIFFSIYHQSTKSAPGKLADRTSRDYLLGTVTVPTRDLLTRRSGISGWYPVTLSEDPMPPQCTNAMQAIVGGLELSVAFAHQGDRERVLEAAKLLGWSREEIHEDSEDESGDWEQNAGPVTVTISTPRVWLPLHCVLLEGQTHLQRSTSCYLRYKLYDQEATRTWLKRPKLSDDAENVTVNFRKPNKVTLRRSQGLLWFFREEKLEIQVWWAYGKENEMERPLDTDRLIGSAYVDLAALAERSRRTRSVSGVYPLFRCNAADLAGAAVRVHVSLASTPAALPRLPCAEECSNSEDEGTDETPALSQQVSDKQQVDILSSEITNGKPQEEDVTFLENTVAVSILVERAMHLSLKGSPLTEREVTAPSSCVSFAVAGADAPVTTPVIENTDSPVWDFQQQARLSKELLLDPQQTLVFKVWHKAESERVIGFASVDLSPLLSGFQLVCGWYNITDFSGQCRGQIKVAISPLQAISHLKEERQARVRSQPESSSVKVSFPAYPSNSTNLSKQMLNSLSKEVSVPTRERRISPPGMHTPRHEEHMQNVRRFHESLQQAEGNTRRAARLESASPSSRAALLTALRKNLSELDEVQRYFSQKLTRSFPDFSTSKLSHEEWETDHQGSMSREVDPKGYHLLEKSSQLVSQVSSLINDLQTVTKNSKEASNAHQDSSRELGAMDVPSWKGEGARPEGPQGRLESDLPGVSSDTQQPCSSGRAVFERHMLHELLGPIVPEDDHPVGYIQEIKGPFAIQPHSEEEYEEDVIEPQTLNEITTVTDRTSPWSSVISETGQGDEQHPLDPRPEDQHSTDAGCFQRGNSSTLSSILHGDSQSVLSTLSLPVSPHAGGNSPWGAAGDFHTFNSSTGTAEKDPLQPTGQSLWDRALNAEPAKKSVEFHAGSKELPPFPGDIGLTNQKTTEREEEESAEVVNGDHQGKEGSGSDGSCVQSVSAQAGSERNSESFPDDSGEDPVEGSENSVKPKITLSDPVVPNFFLPPQEMEASMRLLSTSSHPSTSPKSRSGAVPRGIPYRRPNHPRPIPDLSEEEAKRIARIFSAQLSKKE; encoded by the exons ATGCCGGGAGCCCCAGTGCCGCTCCGTGGCGGCGGTTGCCGGGCGGGAGGCGCGGGCGGGATGCGGCGGAGGGGAG GTCCTGGCGACCCCGCCGCCGCTACCAGCCTCCCGCCGCTCGTCCAGGGCCCGCCGCGCTGCTTCCTGCGCTGCACCGTGTCCCGCGTGCTGTGGGCGGCCCCGCAGCCGCCCGCCGTGGTGCGCCTGCGGTGGTGGG AGACCTCCGGCGGCACCGTGTTCCAGCCCGCCTCCCGGCCCGGGCGCCCCGCCGGGGAGAACCCAGCGCCCGCTTCGCCATGCGCGTGCGGGCCCCCGGCAGCTCGCCCCGCCTACCTGGCAG ATATGGGTGTCCTCGTCCTGGAGGTTCTGACCAAACTTGACCACCTCCCCCTTGGCAGAGCACAGATCACTAAActgtcccagctctctcccagCCATCCCATCAAAGGGTCTTTCGCTGTGGTGTCACCGACATCAGATAAACTCGGAGAGCTGCAG GTCTCACTGGTTCTAGAACCTCTGCCAGAACTGTATgacaccagcagctctgtgccaaCCACAGAGGGAAGTTtagatgctgctgcagctcgGGGAAGCAGCAAGTCCCAGcttcctgctccatcccagcagcccaggcacACACAGGTGACTGTTGCTGACCAAGAGTCTGTTGACAACAGCAAAGCCACAAGTCCCAg AGGAAAGGACCATTTGCTCTACCAAGAGaactcagaaaacagaaaggacaccttttctgtttctcatcaCCGTGTGATTCTACCAGATGAATGTTTGAAAATGAATCCTTCAAATCAGCCCCTGTCATTTCCCACCAGCACCGATCCTGAAGCGCCTCCCAGAAGGAGCACACGGATGCTCTCCGTGCACAACTCGGCTACAAAAGACCTGCTGTCAG ctctcctggatcAAGGCAGTAAACTCCGTGATGCCATGGTTGTTTCTGCAATGAAGTCCAGCCCAGACATGGAGATTGAACTGAATAAAATGTCTCATTTTATAGAGAGAGACAATTTTAAAGCAGCAACGAA GAGCCCAAAAGGTTTGAAGTCCAGTTTTGTGCCCACTTCTGAAGATCCCCATCACTTTGGATCTGAAGTTTCAGGTCAGCAGTTTGACCTAAACTCTGAAGAAAGAGCAATCCAGTTACTGTTGGGCAG TGCTGATTTCTCTCCAGGGCATTTTTGGGATCGAACAGGCTCCCTGTGGGATTCTCTCTCCCTCGGCAGTGAGGTGTATGACAGTGAACTCGGTGATCCCCATTACGACCAGAGTCTGCTGGAGAGGCTTTTCTACGCGGCTCCT aaatcTGATTCCAGTTTGAGTGATTTCCTCAGTGATGATGATGTTAAATCCTCAAAAAAAGCATGCAAGGCAGAAACTCTCAAGAAAGCGGGTCCAGTGAATCCACAGAAAGATTTTCATGCCTTTGGTCAGAATGTGACAGAAACTAAACCCAG ctgctctcccactgctcctgcagaaGACCACAGAGAAACGGCTCTTGTCACATCCTTGGGTGCAGACAGGTTGGCATTGCTGCAGCAAATACACCTGGCCAGAGTCATCATTGAAAGCTTGAAAATCCCTCCTGAGATCATCCAGATTTCCCCAAGGAGGAAAGGTTTACTGGGGAAACCTCCACGGCCTATGTCTGTTCATAAATG TACCTTCTTTGTGGAGTACCACTTTCCTGTGGGAGTCTCCAAGGATGATAAAGGACAGGTCTCCATAACAACAGAAGTAATTCGAGTAGCCTCAAGTAAAATCACCGATGATG TGGTGAAATTCCAGCAGCGGTCTGTGTTCCCTGTGTGGTTCGGAGGAACAATGATAGAGCACTGGTGGGGCTCTGACTTGGCTTTTAAAATCTACATGagaaaaagcacacagaaaaag CCCGTGGTCATTGGctcagcagcacttcagctcCGCAGGGTGATTGAGGCTGAGCTGCTTGGGGTCAGCTGGGAAATACCtgtggaaaaagaggaagatcACACACAAGTTGGGCCACTGAAG gtgtccctggagcttGCAGCCAACAACAAAGActtctcctgcactgctgccaggTCAGCTACGGCTGGgcacccagccccagctcacGCCATGAGAGGTCCCCAGCTGAAATTGCAGGAGCCCAGCAGGACGAGTGTAAATGCAGAGAGCCCCCTCTGCTCCAAAAGGAGCCCTGAGGACTGGCAGGAGGCGGGAGTTGGCAGCAGGGATGTCGCACAGCTGCcgtgccctgtgccagcctccGCAGCCCGGGGTGTGGTGGCAGGCGTAACCCCAGCTGAGGAAGATGGGTTATTGCTGCACGTGCTGTTGATGGTGCCTGATGGAAAGGATTTTATTGCTGAAGGCTGTGGGCTCCCCAGTTGTTGCAATGTGTATTTAAACTGCAAACTGCTCAGCACTGAGGAAGCAACAAGATCCACTGTCGTCTGGGGCACAACACAGCCtgcctttaatttttctcaG GTGATGCCTTTTTCATTGACTTCCAAACACTTGGAGCGGCTGAAGAACAATGTAATGATTATTGAAGCATGGAACAAGCTGGGAAGCCCTGGCTGTGACAAATTGCTGGGATTAGTGAAACTCCCTCTGCATCAGTTTTACATCTCGTTCAA AGACCCCAAGATCTcccacctgctcctgcaggctcAGTACCCCGTGGTGGCTGTGGATGGCCACATGCCTGTGGTCGATGTTTTCACCGGCAGCACAAGCGGGCGCCTGAGAGTCATCTTGGCAATGGGGTCGGCTGATCAAGTAGTGGCACTGCAAAGGCTCAAAACTGAAGAAGGAATGGTACCTCCAGTCACACAGCGTCCTCCCCACTCTCTGGACCATCCTCCTGTAAAACCCACAATG CACTTGGACCCAAAAGGGGAAGACCTGATGGAGCATGTGTTTGAGATCCATGTGGAAAGTGTGAAGGGGCTCACTCCCTTGCAGTCCACGGTCTGGGGAGAGGCCGACTGCTACATCCAGTACTATTTCCCAGTTCAGGAGGCTGGTTGTGGTGTGCTGCAAGGACCTGGATTGCCTGAGGATG GCATCACATTAAAGCCATTTCGAACAGCTACCACTTTGTGTGTCCCTGATCCCATCTTTAATGACGAACATCATCATTCCCTGTTGGTTCCTGCTGATGTCCCAGTCCAGAGACTCCTGGTCAGTGCATTTATGGCACCAGGAGCGACAGGAGGAGGAATCCAGTTTGAAGTCTGGTGCAG GTATTATTACCCAAATGTCAGAGACCAGCTGGTTGCCAAAGGGGCCTTGCCTTTGTCACGGCTCTGTGCCATGGTGACTATGCAGCATCGTGAAGAAATAGGGATACAGACTTTTAGTCTTCCCTTGGCTCCCCGGACTGATTCCTCAGAGGAATTTCATCTGAGGTCTTCAG GTTTGCTCGATGTGAGTGTGAGGTACCAACGATccatgaaaacagcagcaggaataacTGCTCAAGCTGTTTCACTTTCTGTGCAAATACACAGGGCAGCTGGTTTGCAAGCAGCAGCCAG AGCTGTGGCACAGAAGAACCCCTCTGTCCAGTACTATGCAGGGGTGGGAGTGAACGCTTATGTGTGTGTGCTCCTGTCCTTCCTGCCCCAGGCACAGACACGCAGCACACGAGCTGTGCCCTGCACTTTCTGCCCAGAGTTTGAGCATCACGTGGAGTTTCTTTGTAATCTCATaattcagaaaagcagtggagaAGCCTCTTCTCTGGGGGAGCTCTTGCAGTCtgccagtatttttttctctatctaCCATCAGAGCACCAAGTCGG cccCTGGCAAATTGGCTGATAGAACATCTAGAGATTATCTTCTTGGGACAGTCACAGTTCCAACCAGAGACCTGCTGACAAGAAGATCAG GTATTTCGGGCTGGTACCCAGTGACCCTCTCCGAAGATCCGATGCCTCCGCAGTGCACAAATGCCATGCAGGCCATTGTGGGAGGGCTGGAACTCTCTGTTGCCTTTGCCCATCAGGGTGACAGGGAGCGTGTTTTGGAGGCTGCCAAGCTCTTGGggtggagcagagaggagatCCATGAAGACAGCGAGGACGAGAGCGGCGACTGGGAGCAGAACGCCGGTCCAGTGACTGTGACCATCTCCACCCCCAGGGTGTGGCTGCCACTCCACTGCGTGCTGCTCGAAGGCCAGACACACCTGCAGAGAAGCACTTCCTGCTACCTCAGGTACAAACTGTACGACCAGGAGGCCACGAGGACGTGGCTGAAGCGGCCAAAACTGAGTGACGACGCAGAGAATGTTACAGTGAACTTCAGGAAACCCAACAAGGTGACTCTCAGAAGGAGCCAGGGACTGCTGTGGTTCTTCAGAGAGGAGAAATTAGAAATCCAGGTGTGGTGGGCATATGGCAAGGAAAATGAGATGGAAAGACCACTTGATACCGATCGTCTTATTGGATCTGCCTATGTTGACCTGGCAGCGTTAGCAGAGAGATCAAGAAGAACACGGAGTGTTAGTG GTGTCTATCCATTGTTCAGATGCAACGCTGCAGacctggcaggagctgctgtgcgCGTTCACGTCAGCCTTGCTtccactcctgctgctctgcccagacTCCCCTGTGCCGAGGAATGCAGCAACAGTGAAGATGAAGGCACAGATGAAAcccctgctctgagccagcaGGTCTCTGACAAACAGCAGGTGGATATTCTCAGTTCAGAGATCACCAATGGCAAACCACAGGAAGAAGATGTGACGTTTCTGGAAAACACAGTTGCTGTCAGTATCCTTGTGGAAAGAGCAATGCATCTAAGTTTAAAAG GAAGTCCCTTGACAGAACGTGAAGTAACAGCCCCCAGTAGCTGTGTATCATTTGCTGTTGCTGGTGCAGATGCTCCAGTAACCACTCCAGTGATAGAAAATACAGACTCGCCAGTCTGGGACTTCCAGCAACAAGCAAG ATTATCCAAAGAGCTTCTCCTGGATCCACAGCAAACCTTGGTCTTTAAAGTGTGGCATAAAGCAG AGTCGGAGCGAGTGATAGGATTTGCATCTGTGGACctgtctcctctcctttctgGCTTCCAGCTCGTGTGTGGGTGGTACAACATCACAGACTTCAGCGGGCAGTGCCGAGGGCAGATCAAAGTGGCCATTTCCCCTCTCCAAGCCATAAGTCATCTCAAAGAAGAAAGGCAAGCCAGGGTCCGAAGCCAGCCAGAAAGTTCTTCT GTGAAGGTCAGCTTCCCAGCATATCCTAGTAATTCTACAAACTTGTCCAAGCAGATGTTGAATTCCTTGTCAAAGGAAGTCAGCGTTCCCACTCGGGAGCG CAGGATTAGCCCCCCTGGCATGCACACGCCTCGACACGAAGAGCACATGCAGAACGTGCGCAGATTCCATGAATCCCTGCAGCAGGCGGAAGGGAACACGCGCcgggcagccaggctggagtCGGCATCGCCGTCCTCACGCGCTGCTCTCCTCACTGCTCTCAG GAAAAACTTGAGCGAGCTGGATGAGGTCCAAAGATACTTCAGTCAGAAGCTGACCAGGTCTTTTCCTGACTTCAGCACATCCAAACTAAGCCATGAGGAGTGGGAGACTGACCATCAGGGCTCGATGAGCAGAGAAGTGGATCCCAAAGGCTACCATCTTTTGGAAAAATCTAGTCAGTTGGTGTCTCAGGTCAGCAGCCTAATCAATG ACTTGCAGACTGTAactaaaaatagcaaagaaGCTTCTAATGCACatcaggacagcagcagggagctgggtgcTATGGATGTACCCAGCTGGAAGGGGGAAGGAGCCAGACCGGAAGGTCCTCAAGGCCGGCTGGAGTCGGACTTGCCTGGCGTTTCGAGTGACACACAGCAGCCGTGCAGTTCTGGGAGAGCTGTGTTTGAGAGACACATGTTGCACGAACTTCTAGGCCCCATTGTCCCTGAAGATGACCATCCAGTGGGTTATATCCAGGAAATCAAAGGTCCTTTTGCCATCCAGCCACACAGTGAAGAAGAATACGAAGAAGATGTTATAGAACCACAAACTCTTAATGAAATAACGACTGTAACGGACAGGACGAGCCCCTGGTCCAGTGTGATCTCCGAAACAGGGCAGGGGGATGAGCAGCATCCTCTCGACCCCAGGCCTGAAGACCAGCACTCCACAGATGCAGGTTGTTTccagagagggaacagcagcaccTTGTCCAGCATCCTGCATGGGGACAGCCAGAGCGTGCTCagcaccctgagcctgcccGTGAGCCCCCATGCAGGTGGGAACAgcccctggggagcagcaggagactTCCACACCTTCAACAGCAGCACGGGAACAGCAGAGAAGGATCCACTTCAGCCCACTGGACAGAGCCTCTGGGACAGAGCACTGAACGCTGAACCTGCAAAGAAAAGTGTAGAGTTCCATGCAGGCTCCAAGGAACTGCCGCCATTCCCGGGAGACATAGGTTTGACCAATCAAAAAACCactgagagggaggaggaggaaagtgCTGAGGTTGTGAATGGAGATCATCAAGGCAAGGAAGGAAGTGGTTCTGATGGTAGCTGTGTTCAGAGTGTATCCGCCCAAGCTGGCTCGGAAAGAAATAGCGAGAGCTTCCCTGATGACAGCGGTGAAGATCCAGTGGAAGGGTCGGAAAACTCCGTCAAACCAAAAATCACTTT ATCTGACCCTGTTGTTCCAAACTTCTTCCTTCCACCCCAGGAGATGGAAGCCTCCATGAGACTGCTCAGCACTTCTTCTCATCCTTCCACATCTCCAAAA AGCAGGAGTGGAGCAGTGCCCAGAGGAATCCCCTACCGAAGACCAAATCATCCCCGGCCCATCCCCGACCTCTCAGAAGAGGAAGCCAAAAGAATCGCCAGGAtcttctctgctcagctctcCAAGAAGGAATAG